Below is a genomic region from Spirosoma radiotolerans.
CGAATGCTCGTTGACATAATAGGTTAACAGGGGCGAGGCCACGCAAATCCAGGGCACAAACCGATCCATAACCGGGCGTTTACTGAATATGCCAAAGGCATACAATCCCAGGAGTGGGCCATACGTGTAGCCCGCGATGTCAAAAACAGCCGTAATGACTTCTTTACTGTTGACTTGCCGGAAAATAATAATGACGACATAGAACAGGATAGAAAAGCCAATGTGAACGATGTGCTTGATACGGGAGCGCTCGGCTTCCGGTCTGTTTTCGACATTCATAAAGTCTACACAAAACGAGGTCGTCAGGGCCGTCAGGGCAGAATCGGCACTGGCGTAGGTGGCGGCTGTAATTCCCAATAAAAACGTAATGCCGACCAGCAGGCCGAGGTGATTTAAGGCGAGCGTTGGATACAGGTCATCCGTGCGAGTAGGAATCGCGATGCCTTCCCGTTGGGCATATACGTACAAAAGCACGCCGAGCGACAGAAACATGAAGTTGACGAAGACAAGGGTAACCGTAAACCAGAACATATTTTTCTGCGCTTCGCCAATGTTTTTGCAGGTCAGGTTTTTTTGCATTAAATCCTGATCCAGACCCGTCATGACAATGGCAATGAACGCCCCGGAAATAAATTGCTTAAAGAAGTTTTTGGGGTCGTTGGCATCCCAGTAAAATACCTGCGACATCGAATTGTCCTTCACCGTTCGGACCAGATCGCCGAATGAGAATCCTAATTCTTTCGAAATTAAGACAATGGTTAGTACGACGGCCGTAACTAGAAACACGGTCTGTAGTGTGTCGGTCACAATAATTGTCTTAACCCCCCCTTTGAAGGTGTAAATCCAGATTAAGCCGATAGTGATGAGGACAGAAACCTCAAATGGAACGCCCAGGGGCGTAAACAGGGCAATCTGAAGGACGCCAGCGGCAACATAGAGCCGCACCGCCGAGCCCACCGTGCGGGCCAGCAAAAAAAAGCCCGCTCCGGCTTTATACGACCAGAATCCGAAGCGTTTTTCGAGATACCCGTAAATAGAAATCAGGTTCAGCCGGTAGTAGAGCGGCATCAATACAGAACCAATGACAAAGTAACCGACAATGTAGCCCAGCACCACCTGAAAATACGAGAAACCGATTTTGCCCACGGCACCCGGTACGGATATAAACGTGACGCCCGACAACGACGTACCAATCATGCCAAAAGCAACTAACCACCAGGGCGACTGCCGGTTGGCCGTAAAAAAAGCATTGGTATCAGCTCCTCGGGCGGTGTAGAACGAAACGGCAATCAGCATCCCGAAATAAGCAATCAGAATGACTAAAGCGAGGGTGGTATTCATAGAGAATCAGGCAACTTTTTAAGCCAAAATCGGGTTCTTTTAAAGCACGGCACTGGTTTTTAAAAGTGCCCATTTTGCCGTAAATTTGCTAAATAAATACCATATTATCTCCTATGCAACCTTTTGAAGAAACCGGTGTGGACGTACTCGACGAAGTTGTTGAAACCGATGTCCATAACCTCGTAGTCTTCAACGACGAAGTCAACACGTTTGAGCATGTCATTGAAACGCTGATTGACGTTTGCGGACATACGGCCGAACAGGCTGAGCAGTGTACGCTGCTTATTCACTATAAAGGCAAATGCTCCGTCAAGAACGGCTCATGGGAAGAACTTGTGCCAATGCGCAACGAAATCTGCCGACGCGGCATCAGCGCGGAGGTGTTGAATTAAAGAGTGAAAGAGCAAATGAGTGAAAGAGCGCGGGCCGCCGGTGCGAAGCTCATTATTCACTCCTGGGCTCTTTCACTCATTCGCTCTTTCACTCTTTATTAATGGAGTATCCATCTAAGCTTATAGAAGACGCAGTGAACGAGGTGTCGAAGCTGCCAGGAATCGGGAAGAAAACCGCTCTCCGGTTGGTGCTGCACCTGCTCAAACGGGATGAAGAACAGACCGAAACGCTGGCCCAGAGTCTGACGGCCATGCGTACCAAGGTTAAGTATTGCCGCAAATGCCATAACCTATCCGACCATGAGTTATGCATGATTTGCGCCAGTAACAAGCGTGATCAATCCATTATTTGTGTTGTCGAGGACACCCGCGACGTGCTGGCTATCGAGAATACGGCACAGTATAAAGGCCTTTATCATGTGCTGGGTGGCATTATCTCGCCCGTAGAAGGTATTGGTCCAAGTGATCTGCAAATTGATTCACTCATTGCCCGGTTGCGTGGTGAGGAAGGCGAACAGGTCCGCGAAATCATTCTGGCCATCAGTCCCACGATGGAAGGAGACACGACGGCGTTTTACCTTCAGAAAAAACTCAAACCATTCAATCTCAAAATCTCGACCATTGCTCGCGGCATCCCGATTGGGGGCGACCTCGAATATGCGGATGAAGTCACCCTCGGACGCAGCATCGTAAGCCGTATTGCTTACGATTAATGGTTGATGAAATGAAGTAGATGGTCCGGCGTTTTGACCGGGTTGCTGGATTAATTTTAGGCCGCGACCAGCCCGAAACGCCGGACCGTTCGATTTCGGATACAAAAATCTCCTTTCTTTGCGTCTCTGACCTTTGGTTTATTGAACATTCGCCTATCTGGGCTGTTCAGTTTAAGGACCAGTATGGTCTCAGACGCTTTTTTGTTTTCCCAAAAACCAACATTCGCATGAATCGCTCCGAGTTTTTGAAACTAGCCTTCGGTGCCTCCGCCGGTTTAGTTGCCTTCCGCTCATTAGGATTTGCACCAGCTCAGGCCGAAGGGCCGTTCAAACTGGCTCCGTTGCCTTATGACGCAGGTGCGCTTGAACCACACATCGACAAGATGACCATGGAAATTCACCACGATAAACACCACAAAGCGTATGTTGACAACCTCAACAAAGCCGTTGCGGGAACGGATATGGCGAAGATGGATATTGACGCGTTGGTGAAAAGCGTGAGCAGCACGACGCCACCGGCCGTTCGAAATAATGCGGGTGGGCATTGGAACCACACCTTCTTCTGGAACATCATGGGTCCGAACGCGGGTGGGGCGCCAAAGGGTGCTCTGGCCGAGGCCATTAACAAAAAATACACGTCGTTCGATAATTTCAAAACCGAATGGGGCAAAGCAGCAACCGGCCGCTTCGGCTCTGGTTGGGTGTGGTTGATCAAGAATGGCAATGACGTTGAAATCGTTTCGACGCCAAACCAGGACAACCCACTGATGGCACTGGCCGAGAAGAAAGGAACCCCTGTACTAGGCCTCGATGTCTGGGAACACGCCTATTACCTGAAATACCAGAACCGGCGCCCGGAATACGTTACTGCCTTTTGGAATGTAGTCGATTGGAATAAAGTCGGCAAGCATTTCGGGGCGTAATTTAGTGACCTATGCAGAGACGCAACCCTTTGCGTCTCCTGTGCCGGATGGTTTTGCTGACGCACAGGAGACGCAAAGGGTTGCGTCTCTGCATAGGTACGCACCGGCAGATTTAACAATCTTTCGTACTTTTGTGAAAATTGTTGATGCCATGGCAGGAGAAGAATTATATAACGAAATACCATCGCTGGATTTGGCGGATTTTACATCCGGTGATCCCGACCGGAAAGCGAAATTTGTGCAGGATTTAGGCCGGGCGTTTAATCAAATTGGCTTTGTTGCTATCCGAAACCATGGGTTGACCACTGAGTTGACAAAGCGGCTTTATGAGTCGGCACAAGCCTTTTTCTCATCGCCTGATTCGCTCAAACAGAAATACGAACACCCGGAATTGAACGGACAGCGGGGCTATATCGGGAAGGGGAAAGAAACGGCAAAAGGATTTAAAGTAGCTGATCTGAAAGAGTTTTACCATATCGGTCAGCCGGAGCCGGAAGGCGATATGCCTGCCAACGTGCTTCCTGAGGAGTTTCCTGAGTTCGGCGAAGCGACCGTGGTTGCCTATCGTACACTCGAAAACGCAGGCAAGCAACTCCTGCGGGCGATTGCCCTTTATCTGGAACTCCCCGAGACGTATTTCGATGATAAAGTAAGAAATGGCGATAGTATTCTGCGGGCCTTACACTACTTTCCACTTGACCCTGACTCAACGCCTGACGGCGCCGTACGGGCCGCTCCTCATGGCGATATTAA
It encodes:
- a CDS encoding sodium:solute symporter, coding for MNTTLALVILIAYFGMLIAVSFYTARGADTNAFFTANRQSPWWLVAFGMIGTSLSGVTFISVPGAVGKIGFSYFQVVLGYIVGYFVIGSVLMPLYYRLNLISIYGYLEKRFGFWSYKAGAGFFLLARTVGSAVRLYVAAGVLQIALFTPLGVPFEVSVLITIGLIWIYTFKGGVKTIIVTDTLQTVFLVTAVVLTIVLISKELGFSFGDLVRTVKDNSMSQVFYWDANDPKNFFKQFISGAFIAIVMTGLDQDLMQKNLTCKNIGEAQKNMFWFTVTLVFVNFMFLSLGVLLYVYAQREGIAIPTRTDDLYPTLALNHLGLLVGITFLLGITAATYASADSALTALTTSFCVDFMNVENRPEAERSRIKHIVHIGFSILFYVVIIIFRQVNSKEVITAVFDIAGYTYGPLLGLYAFGIFSKRPVMDRFVPWICVASPLLTYYVNEHSAAWFGGYQFGFERLLLNGLFTFIGLWAVSKPVIKEAEAIAV
- a CDS encoding ATP-dependent Clp protease adaptor ClpS, whose protein sequence is MQPFEETGVDVLDEVVETDVHNLVVFNDEVNTFEHVIETLIDVCGHTAEQAEQCTLLIHYKGKCSVKNGSWEELVPMRNEICRRGISAEVLN
- the recR gene encoding recombination mediator RecR — protein: MEYPSKLIEDAVNEVSKLPGIGKKTALRLVLHLLKRDEEQTETLAQSLTAMRTKVKYCRKCHNLSDHELCMICASNKRDQSIICVVEDTRDVLAIENTAQYKGLYHVLGGIISPVEGIGPSDLQIDSLIARLRGEEGEQVREIILAISPTMEGDTTAFYLQKKLKPFNLKISTIARGIPIGGDLEYADEVTLGRSIVSRIAYD
- a CDS encoding superoxide dismutase, which codes for MNRSEFLKLAFGASAGLVAFRSLGFAPAQAEGPFKLAPLPYDAGALEPHIDKMTMEIHHDKHHKAYVDNLNKAVAGTDMAKMDIDALVKSVSSTTPPAVRNNAGGHWNHTFFWNIMGPNAGGAPKGALAEAINKKYTSFDNFKTEWGKAATGRFGSGWVWLIKNGNDVEIVSTPNQDNPLMALAEKKGTPVLGLDVWEHAYYLKYQNRRPEYVTAFWNVVDWNKVGKHFGA
- a CDS encoding isopenicillin N synthase family dioxygenase produces the protein MAGEELYNEIPSLDLADFTSGDPDRKAKFVQDLGRAFNQIGFVAIRNHGLTTELTKRLYESAQAFFSSPDSLKQKYEHPELNGQRGYIGKGKETAKGFKVADLKEFYHIGQPEPEGDMPANVLPEEFPEFGEATVVAYRTLENAGKQLLRAIALYLELPETYFDDKVRNGDSILRALHYFPLDPDSTPDGAVRAAPHGDINLITLLMGASADGLEVLRRDGKWIGITALPDQVVVNVGDMLDRLTNHKLKSTIHQVVNPPREKMNQSRYSIPFFMHPRAEMDLTSLDSCIDAQHPKIYVDMTAGEFLNERLIELGLKK